A genome region from Nocardiopsis exhalans includes the following:
- a CDS encoding UvrD-helicase domain-containing protein has translation MPLLLDDLDPTQAKKVDAKFFSSKLNGSGKKTGRLHQGLLPLDTTSIETPARIELKTTTTQHDITVVTVPLAGITRRALETLSTATLPTPDVDDRFVVETDSDDWEAVFDMTPQALVLREDKSSKPIKHELTIQYRTELVLMRVGMIEPERVVRLTEDTNLAVTDAAVILDWDTSPMETAADAISLALGRLGIAATNLNALDAWMNGYPIHDRIVRLAETWSSEAIAAEVDAYIADVTFPDKDVLNALAIQLRYLENYSVPLEAYGRIHRALTAAFDSDVAQVLAKQNLNLLMNHTLAGLDTIKPQLARLVPPDPPPALPEYLSPQQVACVSTTEPLVMVRAGAGTGKSSTIIERIAHLVACGVDPVDITVLSFTNAAADNIKERNPDVGSMTIAAMINDIYQLNHPGHDISSIDTIINSLEIFFPTDQVAADFRARLLDVDKNKIGAATSLNTFVERHYDRVMAMLDAIGQTSLELEIIICYQRIDEMVEPTHVACRHLIIDEVQDNSVFEFIYMLKYVAKHLQSLYIVGDASQTLFEFRSANPRALNTLEGSGVFATYELTTNYRSNQEILDFANVVLSELETNQLAQIQLRANSLEAPTKASFEEKVRLDYVHLPQMRGFLSNELSPLLANRVLPQYVDPCLARGEQVVFLAFSRREVALMQALLESRYPNRHVASLVSERVFATDIFSKYIKFFWNDVLQVPPNNATFVVTQGIRDNMEKLTKNTGNPKVERAVLELVSKWWLENATTTNAWVNLVHQGSMPSAEFFTRLRDNLLAFEIAQNAVKKSLTDARNRARKEKNLGEKADLIVSTIHGVKGLEFDNAVILHKDDKTMAQDVRRLYYVAFTRAKKTEYVLSYGTTDKPVIVSTHEAIGNLLVEREAQAAEREKHARALALGIDPDLVDDEETAGVPVPQSV, from the coding sequence ATGCCTCTGCTGCTTGACGACCTCGACCCGACGCAGGCCAAGAAGGTCGACGCGAAGTTCTTCAGCTCCAAGCTCAACGGCTCGGGCAAGAAGACCGGCCGCCTCCACCAGGGGCTGCTCCCCCTCGACACGACCAGCATCGAGACCCCGGCCCGGATCGAGCTCAAGACCACGACTACCCAGCACGACATCACTGTCGTGACCGTGCCGCTGGCTGGCATCACTCGCCGCGCGCTCGAAACCCTGTCCACCGCGACGCTGCCGACGCCTGACGTGGATGATCGCTTCGTCGTCGAGACCGACTCCGACGACTGGGAGGCTGTGTTCGACATGACCCCCCAGGCGCTGGTGCTGCGCGAGGACAAGTCCTCCAAGCCGATCAAGCACGAGCTCACCATCCAATACCGCACCGAACTCGTGCTCATGCGCGTCGGCATGATCGAGCCCGAGCGCGTCGTGCGCCTGACCGAGGACACCAACCTCGCCGTCACCGACGCTGCGGTGATCCTCGACTGGGACACCAGTCCGATGGAGACGGCCGCTGACGCGATCTCCCTGGCGCTGGGCCGCCTGGGCATCGCCGCGACGAACCTCAACGCCCTCGACGCGTGGATGAACGGGTACCCGATCCACGACCGGATCGTGCGCCTGGCCGAGACCTGGTCCTCGGAGGCCATCGCCGCCGAAGTCGACGCCTACATCGCCGACGTCACCTTCCCGGACAAGGATGTGCTCAACGCGCTGGCCATCCAGCTGCGCTACCTCGAGAACTACAGCGTGCCGCTGGAGGCCTACGGTCGCATCCACCGGGCGCTGACCGCGGCCTTCGACTCCGACGTCGCCCAGGTTCTGGCCAAGCAGAACCTCAATCTGCTGATGAACCACACCCTGGCCGGACTCGACACGATCAAGCCGCAGCTGGCGCGCCTGGTCCCGCCCGACCCGCCTCCGGCCCTGCCGGAGTACCTGTCGCCGCAGCAGGTCGCTTGCGTCTCGACCACCGAACCGCTGGTGATGGTGCGCGCTGGCGCGGGCACCGGCAAGTCCTCGACGATCATCGAGCGCATTGCCCACCTCGTGGCCTGCGGGGTGGACCCGGTCGACATCACGGTCCTGTCGTTCACCAACGCCGCCGCCGACAACATCAAGGAGCGCAACCCCGACGTGGGGTCGATGACCATCGCGGCGATGATCAACGACATCTACCAGCTCAACCACCCAGGCCACGACATCTCGAGCATCGATACCATCATCAACTCGCTCGAGATTTTCTTCCCCACCGACCAGGTCGCCGCAGACTTCCGCGCGCGCCTGCTCGACGTGGACAAGAACAAGATCGGGGCAGCGACGTCGCTCAACACCTTCGTCGAGCGCCACTACGACCGGGTCATGGCCATGCTCGACGCCATCGGGCAGACCTCGCTGGAGCTGGAGATCATCATCTGCTACCAGCGCATCGACGAGATGGTCGAGCCCACCCACGTGGCCTGCCGCCACCTCATCATCGACGAGGTCCAAGACAACTCGGTCTTCGAGTTCATCTACATGCTCAAGTACGTGGCCAAGCACCTCCAGTCGCTGTACATCGTCGGCGACGCGAGCCAGACCCTGTTCGAGTTCCGCTCGGCCAACCCCCGGGCTCTGAACACGCTCGAAGGCTCGGGTGTGTTCGCCACCTACGAGCTGACGACGAACTACCGGAGCAACCAGGAGATCCTCGACTTCGCCAACGTCGTCCTCAGCGAGCTGGAGACTAACCAGCTCGCACAGATCCAGCTGCGGGCCAACTCGCTGGAGGCACCGACCAAAGCCTCGTTCGAGGAGAAGGTCAGGCTCGACTACGTGCACCTGCCCCAGATGCGCGGATTTCTCTCCAACGAGCTCAGCCCGCTCCTGGCCAACCGGGTGCTTCCGCAGTACGTCGATCCCTGTCTGGCCCGAGGCGAGCAAGTCGTCTTCCTGGCGTTCTCCCGCCGGGAGGTCGCGCTCATGCAGGCGCTGCTCGAGTCCAGGTACCCGAACAGGCACGTCGCCTCACTGGTGTCCGAGCGCGTCTTCGCCACCGACATCTTCTCCAAGTACATCAAGTTCTTCTGGAACGACGTCCTGCAGGTGCCGCCGAACAACGCCACGTTCGTCGTCACTCAGGGCATCCGGGACAACATGGAGAAGCTGACGAAGAACACCGGCAACCCGAAGGTCGAGCGCGCCGTGCTCGAGCTCGTCTCCAAGTGGTGGCTGGAGAACGCCACCACCACTAACGCCTGGGTCAACCTGGTCCACCAGGGCTCCATGCCGTCCGCCGAGTTCTTCACCCGCCTGCGCGACAACCTCCTGGCCTTCGAGATCGCCCAGAACGCGGTCAAGAAGTCGCTGACGGACGCCCGCAACCGGGCGCGCAAGGAGAAGAACCTCGGTGAGAAGGCCGACCTGATCGTCTCGACGATTCACGGCGTCAAGGGACTCGAGTTCGACAACGCCGTGATCCTGCACAAGGACGACAAGACGATGGCCCAGGACGTGCGCCGGCTCTACTACGTCGCCTTCACCCGGGCGAAGAAGACCGAGTACGTCCTGTCCTACGGCACCACGGACAAGCCCGTGATCGTGTCGACTCACGAGGCCATCGGCAACCTGCTCGTGGAACGGGAAGCCCAGGCCGCCGAGCGCGAGAAGCATGCTCGCGCTTTGGCACTGGGCATCGACCCTGACCTCGTCGACGACGAGGAGACCGCGGGCGTGCCCGTGCCGCAGTCGGTGTGA